Proteins encoded by one window of Dioscorea cayenensis subsp. rotundata cultivar TDr96_F1 chromosome 6, TDr96_F1_v2_PseudoChromosome.rev07_lg8_w22 25.fasta, whole genome shotgun sequence:
- the LOC120263740 gene encoding LOW QUALITY PROTEIN: acyl carrier protein 2, mitochondrial-like (The sequence of the model RefSeq protein was modified relative to this genomic sequence to represent the inferred CDS: deleted 2 bases in 2 codons): MAAVRSAVLKHLRVRASLSPLQVPAISISRVFGRFFSEEVKGSFLDKSEVTDRVITVVKNFQKVEPSKVTPNAHFHNDLGLDSLDAVEIVMALEEEFGFEIPDNEADKINSISLAVDFIASHPQAK, translated from the exons ATGGCGGCCGTGCGAAGCGCTGTACTGAAACACCTCAGGGTTAGGGCTTCGCTTTCTCCTCTGCAGGTTCCGGCCATATCCATCTCTCGTGTGTTCGGGCGATTCTTCTCCGAGGAGGTGAAGGGATCGTTCCTTGACAAGTCTGAG GTGACCGATCGGGTCATCACCGTCGTCAAGAACTTTCAGAAGGTTGAACCTTCGAAG GTTACTCCAAATGCTCATTTCCACAATGACCTTGGTCTTGATAGCTTGGATGCTGTAGAGATCGTCATGGCT TTGGAAGAAGAATTTGGGTTTGAGATCCCTGACAACGAAGCAGATAAGATAAATTCAATCAGCCTAGCTGTCGACTTTATAGCTTCTCATCCACAGGCTAAATAA